The following coding sequences lie in one Crassostrea angulata isolate pt1a10 chromosome 10, ASM2561291v2, whole genome shotgun sequence genomic window:
- the LOC128164483 gene encoding QRFP-like peptide receptor → MENPGSYNSSDAYYPYDYYYYNYDYNYTYEESLNYLPLDELIPSLTFYVLIGLLGLAGNILVIVAILAFPRMKSITNVFLLSLASADLLLVLICVPIKLTAFFSYTWRIGPFLCTFVAYIQNVSMVCSVLTLTVMSIERFVAIIYPLQARSFCTMKHAKFVTIFIWIGSFVIASPTAFVQKLKEVGNSQRKAHWCVKQYMSHEFEIAYEVYMFFILFAIPLGVMLVTYIRISIEIWDVVSKRAVLRSGSEYNYSSSQSQSNGAMARESSFVTQSSTKSKSVPNACSEDAKTRKQVILMLMVIVLLFAICWGPILLNNLLVAAKVISDLHEGFLKPMRMAFHLMSYANSCVNPIVYGIMSKNFQDSLKSVLKCCNSRQTYRTYVYSTDTTRASILKSSNSEDKDNGCIEMN, encoded by the exons ATGGAGAACCCAGGAAGTTACAACAGCAGCGACGCGTATTATCCTTACGATTATTACTATTATAACTATGATTACAACTACACATATGAAGAAAGTCTGAACTACCTTCCTCTGGACGAACTGATTCCGAGTCTgactttttatgttttaattggGTTGCTAGGACTTGCCGGAAATATTTTGGTCATCGTTGCGATTTTGGCGTTTCCTCGCATGAAAAGCATCACGAATGTTTTCCTGCTTAGTTTGGCGTCTGCTGATCTGCTGCTAGTGTTAATCTGTGTTCCAATCAAg ttgaCAGCGTTTTTCTCGTACACATGGCGGATCGGCCCCTTCCTCTGTACATTCGTGGCCTACATCCAGAATGTGTCCATGGTGTGCTCAGTTCTAACGTTGACAGTCATGAGTATAGAAAG GTTCGTTGCGATCATATACCCTTTGCAAGCCCGATCGTTCTGTACGATGAAACATGCCAAGTTTGTGACCATTTTCATCTGGATCGGATCTTTCGTCATCGCCTCTCCAACGGCGTTTGTACAG AAACTGAAAGAGGTTGGCAACTCGCAGCGCAAGGCCCATTGGTGTGTGAAGCAGTACATGTCTCATGAGTTTGAGATCGCCTACGAGGTTTACATGTTCTTCATCCTGTTCGCAATTCCTTTGGGGGTCATGTTAGTGACCTATATCCGAATTTCCATCGAGATTTGGGACGTGGTCTCCAAAAGAGCAGTGTTAAGATCTGGGAG tgAGTACAACTACTCCTCCAGTCAGAGTCAGAGCAATGGCGCAATGGCCAGAGAATCCTCATTTGTCACTCAGTCGTCGACAAAATCTAAGTCTGTGCCCAACGCTTGTAGTGAAGATGCAAAGACCAGAAAACAG GTAATTCTGATGTTGATGGTGATCGTTCTTCTGTTCGCCATTTGTTGGGGACCAATCCTTCTGAACAATCTGCTGGTCGCAGCGAAGGTCATCAGCGACCTACACGAGGGATTCCTGAAGCCGATGCGAATGGCCTTCCATCTGATGTCGTACGCCAACAGTTGTGTCAATCCGATCGTTTACGGCATCATGTCCAAAAACTTCCAAGACAGTCTGAAAAGTGTTCTAAAGTGCTGCAACTCGCGGCAGACCTACCGAACGTACGTCTACAGCACTGATACCACCAGGGCGTCCATTCTCAAGTCCAGTAACAGCGAGGACAAAGATAATGGCTGTATCGAAATGAACTGA